The DNA segment TTCGCTGGGGCAGGAGGTTTGACGAACTGGGACTGGCACCGGCAACGACCGGTAATTTGAGCTTCCGGACTGACGGGGGATTTGTAATCAGTGGTACCGGTGTCAGTCTGGGAGCGATTGCTCGGGAAGACCTTGTCGAGGTCTTGAAGGCTGAGGTTAGAGGAGACCGGATTTTAGTGACGGCCCGGGGACGGGTGTCCCCATCACGGGAGAGTTTATTACACCTGAGGATTTATGATTTGCGACCTGACGTCAGAGCCGTCTTTCACGTCCATGATACGCTGGTGGTGGATCTGGCTGTTGCAATGGGTCTCCCCACTACACGGAAAGAACGGCCCGGCGGCTCTCAGGAACTGGCAAAGGAAGTCAATGAGTTTTTACGGCAGCATGAATGGCTAAATTATTTCGTCTTAAGGAATCACGGGGTCGTTGCCCTGGGAGAGACCATGGATGAGGCAGGGAAGCTGGTCGAAAGCGCGCACGACTTGGCCAGAAAACGCCGTCCGCATTGACCGATGGCATCAGGGTGTGTTATCCTCTCACTTGCACTGAGTTTAGTGTGGACGCAACCCACCCCCCTGTCTCCAACACAGTATCCCCTTCGAGCCAAGTTTAAATAATTTCCAATATTATTGAAGTACCTTTGAGAGAAGTCTAAGAGATTGAGGTGAGCGGATTGGACTCTTTTGACAGACAGTGGCAGCGCTGGTTCCCTGAAGATAAAGGCAGGGGTCCGGCAGCCGGGAATAAGCCTGGCTGGACAACTTCACGGATAGTTCTGATATTGCTTGGCGCCCTCGGCCTGTTTATCCTGGCCGGTTTACTGAAGGGGTTCTACACCGAGTGGCTCTGGTTCAGTAATCTGGGTTACGGCAGTGTTTATACCACTATTCTGTGGACCAAAGTGGCGGTTTTCTTTA comes from the Dehalococcoidales bacterium genome and includes:
- a CDS encoding class II aldolase/adducin family protein, which translates into the protein MEEDAAVRFEVNLLRESLPDDAGISRLIRWGRRFDELGLAPATTGNLSFRTDGGFVISGTGVSLGAIAREDLVEVLKAEVRGDRILVTARGRVSPSRESLLHLRIYDLRPDVRAVFHVHDTLVVDLAVAMGLPTTRKERPGGSQELAKEVNEFLRQHEWLNYFVLRNHGVVALGETMDEAGKLVESAHDLARKRRPH